A genomic stretch from Acidobacteriota bacterium includes:
- a CDS encoding (d)CMP kinase has translation MTEPLVIAIDGPAGVGKSTVAQMLARRMGLIYVDSGATYRAAALKVIESGVSLEDEKEIVRIVESAEIGFIPQQPQPQVLLDANDVTAKLRTAEVTGAASIVSRIPAVRRKMVALQRSLLKHPGVVMEGRDIGTTVFPGAPLKVFLKADPGERARRRVQQDEEHGRRSTFEGTIKEISSRDQRDSERQASPLAAADDAVIIDTTGLSAEEVVERILELARKKKLSGPQ, from the coding sequence ATGACCGAACCTCTTGTGATCGCGATTGACGGCCCGGCTGGCGTGGGCAAAAGCACCGTTGCTCAGATGCTGGCCCGGCGGATGGGACTTATCTACGTGGACAGCGGCGCCACTTACCGTGCAGCTGCTCTCAAGGTAATCGAGTCCGGCGTCTCACTCGAAGATGAAAAGGAGATCGTCCGCATCGTCGAATCGGCCGAAATTGGGTTTATACCGCAGCAGCCCCAGCCGCAGGTGCTGTTAGACGCGAATGACGTAACCGCGAAGCTCCGCACGGCGGAGGTAACCGGGGCCGCCTCGATCGTCTCACGAATCCCCGCCGTCCGCAGGAAAATGGTTGCGCTTCAACGGTCGCTGCTGAAACATCCGGGAGTGGTGATGGAAGGCCGCGACATCGGGACGACGGTCTTTCCCGGCGCGCCGCTCAAAGTCTTCCTCAAGGCCGATCCGGGCGAGCGGGCCCGCAGAAGGGTGCAGCAGGACGAAGAGCACGGGCGGCGCTCAACGTTCGAAGGCACGATTAAGGAGATTTCCAGCCGGGACCAGCGGGACTCTGAAAGGCAGGCTTCGCCCCTGGCGGCCGCCGATGACGCCGTCATCATCGACACCACCGGGCTTTCAGCAGAAGAAGTTGTTGAACGGATTCTTGAACTGGCCCGGAAAAAGAAACTGTCCGGCCCGCAGTAG